The DNA window AACCCCATCTGCCGCCAGGCTTCGAACACGGCGACGGCTGCGGAGTTGGACAGGTTCATCGAGCGCCGGCTCGGCAGCATCGGGATGCGCACCTGATCGGTCACCTTCGGGTGGTGGCTGTGCGCCTCCGGCAGCCCGGTCGGCTCGGTACCGAAGAGCAGCGCGTCGCCGTCCTGGTAGGCCACGTCCTGGTAGTAGGAAGTGGCCTTAGTGGTAAACGCGAAGATGCGCGCGTCGCCGAGAGCTGCGAAGCAGGCCTCGATATCCGGGTGGATCTGCACATCGGCGAGGTCGTGGTAGTCCAGGCCTGCGCGCTTGAGGTGTTTGTCATCGAAGTTGAAGCCGAGCGGCTCGACTAGGTGGAGCACCGCACCAGTATTCGCGCAGAGCCGGATCGCGTTGCCGGTGTTGCCTGGGATGACGGGGTTATCAAAGATGACGTGAAGTGCGCACACACCGACAGTCTAGGATGGGGTGCGTGACTGCGATCAAATTGGACGGAAAACTCTACCGCGAGGAGATTTTCGCGGATCTGAAGGGACGCGTTGCTGCGCTGAAGGAGCGGGGCGTCACCCCGGGGCTGGCCACCGTGCTGGTGGGGGAGGACCCGGCGAGCCAGAACTACGTGCGCATGAAGCACCGCGACTGCGAGGAGCTCGGCATCGCCTCCATCATGAAGGAGCTACCCGAGGACACCACGCAGGAGCAGCTCGAGGAGGTCATCCGCGAGCTGAACGAGGACGATGCCGTCACCGGCTACATCGTCCAGCTTCCCCTGCCGAAGCACCTGGACGAAAACCGCATCCTGGGTCTTATCGACCCGGACAAGGACGCCGACGGCCTGCACCCGGTCAACCTGGGCAAACTCGTGCTCAACGAGCCGGCACCGTTGCCGTGCACCCCGAACGGCTCCATCAAGCTGCTCGAGCGCTTCGGCGTGGACCTTAACGGCGCGATCGTATGCGTGATTGGCCGCGGTGTGACCGTCGGCCGCCCGATCTCGCTCATGCTCACCTCCCGCGATGTCAACGCCACCGCCGTGCTCTGCCACACCGGCACCAAGGACCTCGCCGCAGAGACGCGCCGGGCCGACGTCATCATCGCGGCAGCGGGCAAGCCCCACATGATTACGGCCGACATGATTAAGGAGGGCGCCGCGCTTCTCGACGTCGGCGTGTCCCGCGTTGACGGCAAAACCGTCGGCGACCTGCACCCGGATGTCTGGGAGAAGGCCGGTTGGGTCTCCCCGAACCCGGGCGGTGTCGGCCCGATGACGCGCACCTTCCTGGTCCGCAACATTGTGGAAAGCGCCGAGCGCGCCGCCGGTCTGGCCGAGGCCTAAATTCGTGCTCTCACTCGACAACCCCCACGACCGCGGCAACCCGCCCTCGCCCCTGCCAGAAATGGTGCAATGGGCGCTGGTGGCGTTGTTTGCCGTGGGGTTTGTCGCCTCCGGGCTGTTCGCGGCCACGGAGCACTGGCGCCGCGCCACCTTCACGCTGGGGGCGTCGATGCTGTGGCTGGCGGCGCTGCGGTATCTGTGCGACTCGCGAATCCTCGGCTTGCTCGCGGTGCGCTCACGCAAGGCCGACGCGGCGTTCTGCACGCTGTGCGGGCTAGGGATGGTCACGCTCGCGTGGACGGTGGACTCGCTGGGGTCTTAACCGGAAAGAATTTACATAAGCTTCACGTCTAATTTGGGTGAAGGTTACATTGGCTGCCTAACGTCATGCCGGTGTTTTTCAAGAAGAAACGGGCAATCCCCGCGCTAGCTGTATGTATCGCGTCGGTGCTTTGCGCTGTGCCGGACGCGGGCGCTGCGGCGGTAGCTACTCCGGACTACCAGGTCAAGCTGCGATTAAGCGATGCAGCAGTTGATGCTCAAGGTGCACCGTCTCCGCAGTTCCGTTCATACTTTGACGTGTTGAGCGAGTCCGGATCGGAGCAAGCAGTCTATTTCGACACTGCCGACGGGATGCTGGCTAACCATGGATGGACGGCGCGTCTGCGGCATAAAGACAGTGCGGAAAATTACGACATTAC is part of the Corynebacterium imitans genome and encodes:
- a CDS encoding tRNA (cytidine(34)-2'-O)-methyltransferase: MCALHVIFDNPVIPGNTGNAIRLCANTGAVLHLVEPLGFNFDDKHLKRAGLDYHDLADVQIHPDIEACFAALGDARIFAFTTKATSYYQDVAYQDGDALLFGTEPTGLPEAHSHHPKVTDQVRIPMLPSRRSMNLSNSAAVAVFEAWRQMGFAGGV
- a CDS encoding bifunctional methylenetetrahydrofolate dehydrogenase/methenyltetrahydrofolate cyclohydrolase yields the protein MTAIKLDGKLYREEIFADLKGRVAALKERGVTPGLATVLVGEDPASQNYVRMKHRDCEELGIASIMKELPEDTTQEQLEEVIRELNEDDAVTGYIVQLPLPKHLDENRILGLIDPDKDADGLHPVNLGKLVLNEPAPLPCTPNGSIKLLERFGVDLNGAIVCVIGRGVTVGRPISLMLTSRDVNATAVLCHTGTKDLAAETRRADVIIAAAGKPHMITADMIKEGAALLDVGVSRVDGKTVGDLHPDVWEKAGWVSPNPGGVGPMTRTFLVRNIVESAERAAGLAEA
- a CDS encoding DUF3017 domain-containing protein, with translation MLSLDNPHDRGNPPSPLPEMVQWALVALFAVGFVASGLFAATEHWRRATFTLGASMLWLAALRYLCDSRILGLLAVRSRKADAAFCTLCGLGMVTLAWTVDSLGS